In Pieris rapae chromosome 10, ilPieRapa1.1, whole genome shotgun sequence, the genomic window atatgtaacATGATTAGTGTTTATTGATCTGATATGtcattgtataattttatgtgtttagtttaagtgttttttattcaatataactTGATGTATTATATCACAAACCACAATATGAAGTTATCAATACGTTGTCCATAACCGAAAGCCGTAAGTGATTGAAGGTGAAATTGACTTAGTTTTTTCTAAATGATGTAACATTGTCGAAcacaatcaataaaataaattgaaaaaacacaTTAAGAAGCATTTTCTAATACTCTTCTATCCTTATAAACCAACCACCTTTACTTTCAGATTGAAAGTAGTGTAAAAGTACGTAAGTAGTTGATACTGTGAGAagacacattttttaattatgttttgtatattatgtaagaaACTTACACATGTTATAATAATGCTGTTGCAGTAATAAACATTAGTAATTCTCCGTAATAATTACGTTTCTCGAGTATATTTTGCTTTATAGGACAAAACTACTACTACCTATCAGTATCATCCACTCGGtaatacgtaaataaatattaactcagatattttatataccattTGTTAATTCATTATACTATtggaataatatatgtaaaacaaatattattgaaaagacAACGATCTGGctgaaaaataactaaataaaagtaagCATTGTGTACACGCCTTTCGGAGACTGTTCAAAACACTCCACTTCATTCATTCACTTCTAAAAACACCATTGCGAAGTGTCATTCCTTAACGAAGCTGTCTGGGAAATGTGTTCCCTGactgttacatttaaaatcattttttcatatacttttaatttgatttaatgtaAAGTGTGTTGTGATATTAGTGAAAAAGTTCTTGTGCAAATGAAGTTCTATGGATTATTTAGCGAAGGGAGTAGAGTAAATCAGTTCATATGTGCTTTTTTAGgtgagtttttatattaaagttattatttaagtttttagtagatttgtttggtattttattattcttattttattatacttagtaGTGAGCTTCTGTGTTCGCACCGGATCCGATTACACCTCCTCCTAGTGTTTTAACTGTCGACGAATGGGGTTgtctaaaatattgtatggtCTAAACTATAATATTGAGCAATTTTCATAACCccgtaaataaatgatttaatcaTCGTTTTATACATTTCACTGTATTGGTAATACAGCAGCAatcaacacaaataaaattttgttaatcaaTGTGGGTTTCCTGAATTTTAGAAATAgttgagaaaaaaaatctgatttgTAATTTGTTGTTGTAGTAAATGTACCAGTATTTGCATATGGCGCGAGCATAGGATGGATGTCCCCGATGACTTTGCTCCTGCAGTCAGATAAGTCTCCCAGAGGGACACCTCTTACTGATTTCGAGGTAACATTTGCTACAAGATTTTATGAGATAAATAGCTTAAGTGCCTATCTTTCTTGTACTGTTGACAGCAACTTCAAATTGCGGTGTATGATTCCAGGTCTCAACCATGGCTGCAGTGGCTTATCTAGTTTGCATTCCAGGAGATTTCGTGATGGCGTTATTAGGAGATTGGATTGGAAGAAAGAAAACTCTTATGCTGATATCGGCTTCCTGTGTCGTAAGTGAAAACGTCAATTAATATCATGTTTTTACACACAAGTAGAAAATGCTATTAAACTATGAGAGTattcatatgattttatttaaagtaaaatctaaggagattttacataaaataaggattttaggcatttaatatattaccgAACAATATTTCTATGTCATAAAATGGCACATATATggtattatattcatattttttacgcaaaacatttatacaatataacaattatatacttaatactatgttaatttaatatttaagccaAAAACTTGCACAAAGATTAAcggtaacaatttaaattattgtacctacaacaatagtaattatttcattagtaaaaataaaaaaagaatacttATTTACGAtacataatatcatattatattatcagcCTATCGATTAATAACTTTACAGGTAACTTGGGTGACGCTCTTGTTTTCTACCGAAGTGTGGGCGCTCATCTTGGCCCGAGCTTTCGTGGGAATCGCCATGGCGGGTGCTTACGTCACTTGTCCAATTTATATGAAGGAAATTAGTGATGACAGTATACGTGGGGCTTTAGGTTGTCTTGTAaggacaaataaatacataaaactattcatgtcgtgtatttaaaaatacgaaatGAAAACGGTGCATTACAATTTTCAGATAGTTGTATCTCACACGACAGGAAACCTGTTTCTTTATATCATCggtgatattttaaagtatcgGACAATTCTATGGATGTGTCTTTTTATACCGACCTGCCATCTGGTTTTGTTTATGATGATGCCAGAGACGCCTTcgtatttagttaaaaaaggAAGAACTGAGGTAATGTTTATGGTACCTTAATTTAAGACGACATTTTTATATGcggaataaatatataaatgccttatgttaaattaatgtaaaaatacctCTAAATCGTCAGGATCATATCTTCACTTGCCTTCCCTGTTATTATTCGTCCACTTTTCTCTTGCAGTcatctaatttatatatcacATACCTCATATCTCAGGCACATTCGATTCGTATAAAAGTGATATTCTTATTTACCTTCTCAGGAAGCAGTCAGGGTGATGGCTTGGTTGAGATGTAAAAACGCTACCGATCCGTCCGTTACAACAGAACTTCAATCATTGCAAAAAGAACAGAAAAATGATGAAGGAGCCAATAAGTTTTTGTTGAAAGCAATTtgtaaggtttttttattacacaacaaaattgttactgatgtttttttttaattaagactgTTTCACTGCACGCTTTCATAATTGCATCGTTgcgatttaataataataatgatttttttataatgtagtttaaatatttttcagtcaAAGATAGAACCTTGTTCCGAGCTTTCCGCTTAGCAATGGCCGTCACCTTAGCACGCGAAGTGTGTGGTGCGGTACCTGTCATGAACTTCGCCggtgaaatatttgaaatagcCTCTGAAGAAAATGGGTTAATTCTCAGTCCCAATCAGCAGGCAATGATGTTGGGTGCCGTACAAGTAGCGGGCTCGGCACTGGCCTCTATTATCGTGGAGAAGGCCGGCAGAaaggtatttttgtatgattaattttaaactgtgGCAACACGAAAATAGAAGTTCGCTCAATTAATTCGGACAATTGCCTTTAATTGATGTTTGGTATGTTGGTTTATGAAAGCATACGTCTTATACTATGAAGTAATGACATAATGTAATAGGAACGTGGCCATTTGATGTTGCGAACGCTTTCCATAAGCGGGGTTGAAAGCGGGATATTTATTCagattacttatttttaatcttacagTTTATACTTTTCACAACATCCCTGATCTCTGGGATAAGTATGTGTGTCCTTGCTTCCTGGTTTCTGGCCAAGGACTACGAGCTGTATTTGCCTAACTGGTTGCCAATACTCACGCTTTGTCTTTGCATCTTTTGTGACTCATCAGGACTAGCGCCAATGTCGCTTGTTATTACTGGcgaaatattttcattcaagGTTAGTAAATCTTTATGCAATGtctaactgttttttttattaaaaacgtcaGATTGTCGATGTTaccatattaaaaactatgatattttttatttcattacagtATCGTGGAACAGTTATGGCAACAACCATGGCCACTGCGTCGCTT contains:
- the LOC110998871 gene encoding facilitated trehalose transporter Tret1, yielding MKFYGLFSEGSRVNQFICAFLVNVPVFAYGASIGWMSPMTLLLQSDKSPRGTPLTDFEVSTMAAVAYLVCIPGDFVMALLGDWIGRKKTLMLISASCVVTWVTLLFSTEVWALILARAFVGIAMAGAYVTCPIYMKEISDDSIRGALGCLIVVSHTTGNLFLYIIGDILKYRTILWMCLFIPTCHLVLFMMMPETPSYLVKKGRTEEAVRVMAWLRCKNATDPSVTTELQSLQKEQKNDEGANKFLLKAIFKDRTLFRAFRLAMAVTLAREVCGAVPVMNFAGEIFEIASEENGLILSPNQQAMMLGAVQVAGSALASIIVEKAGRKFILFTTSLISGISMCVLASWFLAKDYELYLPNWLPILTLCLCIFCDSSGLAPMSLVITGEIFSFKYRGTVMATTMATASLADFFQLLIFKPLVNSIGIHAAFYFFGIFCILMSIYVIFYVPETKARSLEDIYDDLNKSKRKTKVLTET